The genomic window CAATTATTTGTTCAACATTGAGCCCGGTTTTTGCTGACACAGCTAAAATTTCTTCTGGACGACACCCGAGCAATTGCACCAAATCTGCACGAACTTGATCAACATTAGCATTTGGTAAATCAATTTTATTAATGACCGGTATAATGGTCAAATTTTGATCAAGTGCTAAATACAAATTCGCCAGTGTCTGTGCCTCGATCCCCTGACTCGCGTCAACCAATAGCAAGGCGCCCTCAACCGCAGCCAGCGAACGCGAGACTTCATAGGTAAAATCGACATGCCCGGGCGTATCAATAAGATTCAAAATATAACCATTATACTCCATGCGCACCGGCTGTAGTTTGATAGTTATCCCACGCTCACGCTCGAGCTCCATCTGGTCCAATAATTGCGCTTTCATGTGACGCGGGTCAACCGTTTTCGTCAATTCTAATAGTCGATCCGCAAGTGTTGATTTGCCATGATCGATATGCGCAATGATGCAAAAATTTCGAATTTGCTTCAAGGGAATCATTCGGTTGGCCTCCCATTACTTAATTGTTGACGCGCTCGTCGGAACCAATGCGTAATAATAGTTATTTCGTCACAGCGAAAAACGAGGGCAAATATGAGGTACGAAACTACGCCTACTACGGTGGCTCCAATGCCTTGCACCATTATGCCGACAAAAGTTTGCATATTAACCCCCAAAGCAAGTATGTATTTAGCAGCAATAACGACTGCTGCCATCATCGCAGAAATCACCAATATTTTCAGAACCGAATTAATAATCTTTCTGTCATCGAGATACCCTCGGGCACGACGAAGCAGCATTAGAAGCACCGCCATTTGTACGAAGCTGGTGATGGAAAAAGACAGCGCTAGTCCCATCACACCCATCATCCGGCTAAGCATAATGCCACCAACTACATTTAATATCATCGTCCAAATTCCAATCTTGACGGGCGTCTTCGAATCGTGCCAGGCGTAAAACGAACGAGTTAATAATGGTATGGTACTCTGAGCGAATAAAGACAATGCAAAAAAACCCAACGCTTGAGCAGTTAAATATGTATCAGACCAATCAAACGCGCCAGCTCCCAGCACGACTCGAACAATTTGAGCACGCAGCAATAATATGAGAACAGAGGTAGGAATAATGAGGAATAAAATTCGTCGAAACGTTGTAGAAAAATGCATCACAAACATGTCACTGTCTTTTCTCGCTGAGGCTTCACTAAAAAAGGGGTAAGACGCAACGGCTAGTGAAACGCCAAATACGTTGATCGGAAAATGCTGAAGGTTTGAAGCAAAATTAAAAATTGCGACTGAACCGGCTGCCAGGGTCGAACCTATGATAACACTAATCAATTGGTCAATCTGATTAACCGCTAAACCAAATGTTCGCGGTAGCATGAGTCGTCCAATTTCTCGTACTCCGGGATGTTTACGATCAACTACAAATGCATACCGATATCCGAGCTTCAGTACACTTGGTACCTGAACAAGCAGATGCAATAATGAACCAAAAACAACTCCATAAGCAAGTCCATAGATACCATAATCGGGCACCCAAAAAATAATACCTACGATAATGCCAACATTGTACAGCACCGGCGCAAATGCAAAACTAACATAGCGTTTAAAAGAATTAAGAATGCCGGTCAGTATATTACTGGCACCAAAAAAGATTATTGATAAAAGCATAATTCGTGTCATCTGAGCCACCATATGCTGTTTTTCTGGCGTAAAGCCAGGTGCGATAAACGGGACTAATTGCGGCGCAAAAATAAATAACACAATCCCAAATACAACTAAACCAAACAGTAGAATATTCATCATTGCGTTGGCTAAATACCAAACTGACTGCCGTTCAGAAGGATCAATTTTTGCACGCTCAATGTACTGTACAAACACAGGGATAAAAGCAGCCGAAAGTGCTCCCAGTACCAGTACATTAAAAATCAAATCAGGAATACGGAACGCAGTGTAATACACATCCAGTGTATCCCCGGCTCCAAATTGGGAAGCGAGTAAGCGATCGCGAATCAATCCAAAAAGCCGGCTGACAACTGAGGCGCCGGCGATAATAATTGCCCCACCGGTAAGGGTGGTGGTTAGCTTTCGCCAAATCTTCACAAACATAGTAAAAAAATTATACCAACTTTATTAACATTTTTCAAGTCTTGTTATCCTTTAGTGTGTCGTAAAATGGTTTGCAATGCAAACCATCCTGAGCGTAGCGAAGGACCTCAAGGTCGCCCTGAGTCAGAGAAGGGTCTCAGGCAAACCAAAAAGCTGCCGACAAGCGACAAGCCCAATTGGTACCTCTGATTATTGGAAATGTCCTAAATACAATTTTTAGAACATTTGAGGAGAGAGATTTTCCAAAACCAGTGGTTGTGGACTCGTCTATTACATTACTTGCCGACAGCTTGCTGATGCGTACACACAGGTAAGCACGATATTTGGTATAGTTGCGATTTAGTAAAATGTCAAGATACTGCTTTTTTGAGCATTGAAACCTTATTCAATATTCAAAAAAGGAGTGGAGGGCAATCAATGCAAGTGGTTAAAATGCATTGACGCCCTCCGATAACTTAGTGAGTGTAGAAGTAGAAGTATGTTATTGGTACTCCTACGCCCCATCCGATGAGGAATGTGGCGATTGTTTGAAACACCTTTTTTTCAGATGCTGCGTTGATAGGAACCACAGTTCCTGTATACACACTGAGTACCATACCGACCAGCCAAAACGGAACCGGCATCAGATGAGTGCCAATATCGCGGATGTAGTATTTCATAAATCCACTGGTTGGCCACTGATGATCAATCGCCGGCAACGGTACTACGAGATAGATCCCCCAAAAAAGAAAAAACCCAATAGTCCACGCCCAGGCTGTCTGCTTCTTTCCGCTATGCCACTTGACGATGAACCAGTACACGGTACAGATACTGGTAACAAGTATTGCGGACGTTACAATCCGCAAAGGTTCATAAGACATACCATCCTCACTTTCTATTATTACAATGAACACGTTCTATCTAACCACCGAAGTGGAGGCGAGCCGCCCGCCTTATGTCCGATAAATCGGACTGACGGACAACGGCATATCCAGGCACATAACGCAGTGGGTACCGCGCAGCATATGCCAGGTGTATACCAGACTACCCCTCCATTTCGGTGACTAGTTTGTAAAAAACTCCTTTCTTCAACAATCAACGGGTTACCCATTTATCGCTGGAGAAAGTAGGCCAGTAATAAATCCTAAGATTTACGACTGGCC from Candidatus Kerfeldbacteria bacterium includes these protein-coding regions:
- the murJ gene encoding murein biosynthesis integral membrane protein MurJ, which encodes MFVKIWRKLTTTLTGGAIIIAGASVVSRLFGLIRDRLLASQFGAGDTLDVYYTAFRIPDLIFNVLVLGALSAAFIPVFVQYIERAKIDPSERQSVWYLANAMMNILLFGLVVFGIVLFIFAPQLVPFIAPGFTPEKQHMVAQMTRIMLLSIIFFGASNILTGILNSFKRYVSFAFAPVLYNVGIIVGIIFWVPDYGIYGLAYGVVFGSLLHLLVQVPSVLKLGYRYAFVVDRKHPGVREIGRLMLPRTFGLAVNQIDQLISVIIGSTLAAGSVAIFNFASNLQHFPINVFGVSLAVASYPFFSEASARKDSDMFVMHFSTTFRRILFLIIPTSVLILLLRAQIVRVVLGAGAFDWSDTYLTAQALGFFALSLFAQSTIPLLTRSFYAWHDSKTPVKIGIWTMILNVVGGIMLSRMMGVMGLALSFSITSFVQMAVLLMLLRRARGYLDDRKIINSVLKILVISAMMAAVVIAAKYILALGVNMQTFVGIMVQGIGATVVGVVSYLIFALVFRCDEITIITHWFRRARQQLSNGRPTE